In Scyliorhinus canicula chromosome 8, sScyCan1.1, whole genome shotgun sequence, one DNA window encodes the following:
- the enc1 gene encoding ectoderm-neural cortex protein 1 isoform X2 has product MRMSVSMHENRKSRASNGSMNIYLFHKTTYADSVLTHLNLLRQQRLFTDVLLHAGEKTFPCHRAVLAACSRYFEAMFSGGLRESKDNEVNFHNSIHPEVLELLLDYAYSSRVLINEENAESLLEAGDMLQFQDIRDACAEFLEKNLHPTNCLGMLLLSDAHHCTKLYELSWRMCLSNFPTVSKSEDFMQLPKDTLVQLLSSEELETEDEKLVYETTIKWVKYDVNRRHCCLPELLQTVRLALLPAVYLMENVAMEELITRQMKSKELIEEAIHCKLKILQNDGVVTSLCARPRKTGHSLLLLGGQTFMCDKVYLIDHKAKEIIPKADIPSPRKEFSACAIGCKVYVTGGRGLENGVSKDVWVYDTLHEEWSKSAPMLVARFGHGSAELKHSLYVVGGHTAATGRQPASPSVSLKQVEQYDPVTNKWTMVAPLREGVSNAAVVSAKLRLFAFGGTSVSHDKLPKVQCYDPCENRWTVPATCPQPWRYTAAAVLGNQIFIMGGDTEFSACSAYRFNSETYQWTKVGDVTAKRMSCHAVASGNKLYVVGGYFGTQRCKTLDCYDPTLDTWNSITTVPYSLIPTAFVSTWKHLPA; this is encoded by the coding sequence ATGAGAATGTCAGTCAGCATGCACGAGAATCGAAAATCAAGAGCCAGCAATGGCTCAATGAATATTTACCTCTTCCACAAAACTACATACGCCGACAGTGTTCTCACACACCTGAATCTTCTACGACAGCAGAGGCTATTCACGGATGTCCTCCTCCATGCAGGAGAAAAGACCTTTCCTTGCCACAGGGCCGTGCTTGCTGCCTGCAGCCGATATTTTGAAGCCATGTTCAGTGGAGGATTACGTGAGAGCAAAGATAATGAAGTGAATTTCCATAATTCCATACACCCAGAAGTTCTGGAACTCCTCTTAGACTATGCTTACTCATCCCGTGTCCTTATCAATGAAGAAAATGCAGAGTCCCTTCTGGAGGCTGGGGACATGCTGCAGTTCCAGGACATTCGAGATGCTTGTGCAGAATTCCTGGAGAAAAATCTACATCCAACCAATTGTCTTGGAATGCTGCTGCTCTCTGATGCCCATCATTGCACGAAGCTCTATGAGCTGTCCTGGAGAATGTGCCTCAGCAACTTCCCAACTGTCAGCAAAAGTGAAGACTTTATGCAGCTGCCAAAGGACACATTGGTGCAGCTTCTCTCCAGTGAAGAGCTGGAGACAGAGGATGAGAAGCTTGTGTACGAGACCACCATAAAGTGGGTGAAGTATGACGTGAATAGACGCCACTGTTGTTTGCCGGAACTGTTGCAAACAGTTCGATTGGCCCTCCTGCCAGCTGTTTACTTAATGGAGAATGTAGCCATGGAAGAGCTTATAACCAGGCAGATGAAGAGTAAAGAGTTAATCGAAGAAGCAATACACTGCAAATTAAAAATTTTACAAAACGACGGAGTGGTGACCAGTCTTTGTGCCAGACCTCGCAAAACTGGCCATTCCTTGCTCTTGCTTGGAGGGCAAACTTTCATGTGTGACAAAGTTTACCTAATAGACCACAAGGCAAAAGAGATCATTCCAAAAGCTGATATCCCCAGCCCACGTAAAGAGTTTAGTGCATGTGCAATTGGCTGCAAAGTATATGTGACTGGAGGGCGAGGGTTAGAAAATGGGGTCTCCAAAGATGTTTGGGTGTACGATACTCTTCACGAAGAATGGTCCAAATCCGCTCCAATGCTTGTTGCGAGGTTTGGCCATGGATCTGCCGAGTTGAAACATTCTTTGTATGTGGTCGGTGGGCACACTGCAGCCACAGGGCGGCAACcagcatcaccctctgtctctctaAAACAAGTGGAGCAGTATGACCCAGTCACCAATAAGTGGACAATGGTGGCTCCTCTTCGGGAAGGTGTCAGCAATGCAGCTGTGGTCAGTGCCAAGCTAAGGTTGTTTGCCTTTGGTGGTACTAGTGTgagccatgataaactgcccaaaGTGCAATGTTATGACCCGTGTGAAAACAGGTGGACTGTGCCTGCTACCTGCCCTCAGCCCTGGAGGTACACAGCTGCGGCTGTGTTGGGCAACCAAATTTTTATCATGGGTGGGGACACTGAATTCTCGGCATGTTCCGCATATAGGTTTAACAGTGAGACCTATCAATGGACTAAGGTGGGGGATGTGACTGCAAAAAGAATGAGCTGCCATGCCGTCGCCTCTGGAAATAAACTCTATGTAGTTGGAGGCTATTTTGGCACTCAGAGGTGTAAAACATTAGACTGCTATGATCCCACTTTGGACACATGGAACAGCATCACTACCGTACCTTATTCATTAATTCCCACAGCATTCGTTAGTACGTGGAAGCACCTTCCTGCATAG
- the enc1 gene encoding ectoderm-neural cortex protein 1 isoform X1 produces the protein MTAFSCSCRCSKCLMRMSVSMHENRKSRASNGSMNIYLFHKTTYADSVLTHLNLLRQQRLFTDVLLHAGEKTFPCHRAVLAACSRYFEAMFSGGLRESKDNEVNFHNSIHPEVLELLLDYAYSSRVLINEENAESLLEAGDMLQFQDIRDACAEFLEKNLHPTNCLGMLLLSDAHHCTKLYELSWRMCLSNFPTVSKSEDFMQLPKDTLVQLLSSEELETEDEKLVYETTIKWVKYDVNRRHCCLPELLQTVRLALLPAVYLMENVAMEELITRQMKSKELIEEAIHCKLKILQNDGVVTSLCARPRKTGHSLLLLGGQTFMCDKVYLIDHKAKEIIPKADIPSPRKEFSACAIGCKVYVTGGRGLENGVSKDVWVYDTLHEEWSKSAPMLVARFGHGSAELKHSLYVVGGHTAATGRQPASPSVSLKQVEQYDPVTNKWTMVAPLREGVSNAAVVSAKLRLFAFGGTSVSHDKLPKVQCYDPCENRWTVPATCPQPWRYTAAAVLGNQIFIMGGDTEFSACSAYRFNSETYQWTKVGDVTAKRMSCHAVASGNKLYVVGGYFGTQRCKTLDCYDPTLDTWNSITTVPYSLIPTAFVSTWKHLPA, from the exons ATGACTGCTTTCAGCTGCAGCTGCCGGTGCTCTAAG tgtTTGATGAGAATGTCAGTCAGCATGCACGAGAATCGAAAATCAAGAGCCAGCAATGGCTCAATGAATATTTACCTCTTCCACAAAACTACATACGCCGACAGTGTTCTCACACACCTGAATCTTCTACGACAGCAGAGGCTATTCACGGATGTCCTCCTCCATGCAGGAGAAAAGACCTTTCCTTGCCACAGGGCCGTGCTTGCTGCCTGCAGCCGATATTTTGAAGCCATGTTCAGTGGAGGATTACGTGAGAGCAAAGATAATGAAGTGAATTTCCATAATTCCATACACCCAGAAGTTCTGGAACTCCTCTTAGACTATGCTTACTCATCCCGTGTCCTTATCAATGAAGAAAATGCAGAGTCCCTTCTGGAGGCTGGGGACATGCTGCAGTTCCAGGACATTCGAGATGCTTGTGCAGAATTCCTGGAGAAAAATCTACATCCAACCAATTGTCTTGGAATGCTGCTGCTCTCTGATGCCCATCATTGCACGAAGCTCTATGAGCTGTCCTGGAGAATGTGCCTCAGCAACTTCCCAACTGTCAGCAAAAGTGAAGACTTTATGCAGCTGCCAAAGGACACATTGGTGCAGCTTCTCTCCAGTGAAGAGCTGGAGACAGAGGATGAGAAGCTTGTGTACGAGACCACCATAAAGTGGGTGAAGTATGACGTGAATAGACGCCACTGTTGTTTGCCGGAACTGTTGCAAACAGTTCGATTGGCCCTCCTGCCAGCTGTTTACTTAATGGAGAATGTAGCCATGGAAGAGCTTATAACCAGGCAGATGAAGAGTAAAGAGTTAATCGAAGAAGCAATACACTGCAAATTAAAAATTTTACAAAACGACGGAGTGGTGACCAGTCTTTGTGCCAGACCTCGCAAAACTGGCCATTCCTTGCTCTTGCTTGGAGGGCAAACTTTCATGTGTGACAAAGTTTACCTAATAGACCACAAGGCAAAAGAGATCATTCCAAAAGCTGATATCCCCAGCCCACGTAAAGAGTTTAGTGCATGTGCAATTGGCTGCAAAGTATATGTGACTGGAGGGCGAGGGTTAGAAAATGGGGTCTCCAAAGATGTTTGGGTGTACGATACTCTTCACGAAGAATGGTCCAAATCCGCTCCAATGCTTGTTGCGAGGTTTGGCCATGGATCTGCCGAGTTGAAACATTCTTTGTATGTGGTCGGTGGGCACACTGCAGCCACAGGGCGGCAACcagcatcaccctctgtctctctaAAACAAGTGGAGCAGTATGACCCAGTCACCAATAAGTGGACAATGGTGGCTCCTCTTCGGGAAGGTGTCAGCAATGCAGCTGTGGTCAGTGCCAAGCTAAGGTTGTTTGCCTTTGGTGGTACTAGTGTgagccatgataaactgcccaaaGTGCAATGTTATGACCCGTGTGAAAACAGGTGGACTGTGCCTGCTACCTGCCCTCAGCCCTGGAGGTACACAGCTGCGGCTGTGTTGGGCAACCAAATTTTTATCATGGGTGGGGACACTGAATTCTCGGCATGTTCCGCATATAGGTTTAACAGTGAGACCTATCAATGGACTAAGGTGGGGGATGTGACTGCAAAAAGAATGAGCTGCCATGCCGTCGCCTCTGGAAATAAACTCTATGTAGTTGGAGGCTATTTTGGCACTCAGAGGTGTAAAACATTAGACTGCTATGATCCCACTTTGGACACATGGAACAGCATCACTACCGTACCTTATTCATTAATTCCCACAGCATTCGTTAGTACGTGGAAGCACCTTCCTGCATAG